A region of Bombus huntii isolate Logan2020A chromosome 15, iyBomHunt1.1, whole genome shotgun sequence DNA encodes the following proteins:
- the LOC126873650 gene encoding lisH domain-containing protein ARMC9-like isoform X4, with product MTEIEKNMNDSMERLRTFLNTTGKELENDAELRPYFAFPFMEDPYAEPFLSNIFEKSWTDKLTNHLQLFLKNYKQQSFSNTKYNDENSDKFSSSYTSLSEDSKKDVIAKKAIKNNNVPIIPNDRNIPMFLEDDESEEQPIFYDSIKYSQKSKSIQTVSMNSSEEEIYSSHFPKRNKKLMQCTQELAVAKSHLCSVHSNYEKLKIRFHKLHADYHKLMSIARVLTSALEDSVKGQVIDFQAMLETCIRIFPDLFNQNIKDSIHCSSELLLSKSRSDMKTIEYSNSNNVFIPPKLLNFKKIKLHLINGSIKTKLFLLQALRRKITFSQPGERDETVHEYISKDLLGLHSQIASYRGKSILPYLLTPQNIIIPHPLQQSVTRLLNALASFRCGRDYLSFDSTVVDTVFKCMNSISDNNIDTLTCNMMIAMLQKLSLRKQQRIYMIENGLMEWLIHHLHDQYRVMDSYRLEYATALLMNLSLHQTAQRRVSTMAPLLMSTLIDLLLMDHESALPYINGALNNFLTNHVFNEEAKRIKFSSIIEQYSKYKTGEIRKHLDHILKIHRGEITIKTEDEEMADNDNEEFDVLESQLDENDPVKNNYGELCGESLLESCYTILPKAIQEKETISDELSFPQLKTEAIDSAMQNNQIKNLSSEHESIQHEEILPRKLVNSKPNVKTKTNIVILQNSIKKTISYPKPQPRVVELKSSSTKVFNEKLTIKLKFKIYIYNVFKDRQIFKVQVANERWNSKNDKTFVKEIHNESAMYLYENHTSKESSKTTLASSMLLGIGSEAESTVMEKLSSIASLNTEDSNRIANDKVSWTQETKSDTEEAFLAKPKLPRTPP from the exons ATGACTGAAATAGAGAAGAACATGAATGATAGTATGGAACGGTTACGTACATTTCTAAATACAACAGGTAAAGAATTAGAAAATGATGCAGAATTAAGACCTTATTTTGCGTTTCCCTTTATGGAAGATCCATATGCAGAACCATTTCTTTCTAACATATTTGAAAAAAGTTGGACAGATAAATTGACAAACCACTTACAGCTCTTTCTCAAAAATTACAAACAACAA AGTTTTagcaatacaaaatataatgatGAAAATTCAGACAAATTTTCTTCAAGTTATACATCCTTATCAGAAGACTCCAAAAAAGATGTGATTGCAAAGAAGGCAATTAAAAACAATAATGTACCAATCATACCAAATGATAGAAACATTCCAATGTTTTTGGAAGATGATGAATCTGAAGAGCAACCTATTTTTTATGATAGTATAAAGTATAGTCAAAAATCAAA aaGTATACAGACTGTATCAATGAATTCTTCAGAAGAAGAGATATATTCATCACACTTTCctaaaaggaataaaaaattgatgcAGTGTACACAAGAGTTAGCAGTAGCAAAATCTCATTTATGCAGTGTTCATTCCAATTATGAAAAGCTAAAAATCAGATTTCATAAACTGCATGCTGATTATCATAAACTGATGAGCATTGCAAGAGTATTAACAAGTGCCTTAGAGGATTCTGTAAAAGGACAAGTCATTGATTTCCAGGCTATGTTAGAAACTTGTATAAGAATCTTTCCAGATTTGTttaatcaaaatataaaagatagtATACAT tGTTCATCAGAATTGTTATTATCAAAATCTCGTTCTGATATGAAAACCATTGAGTATTCAAACTCAAACAATGTATTTATTCCTCCAAAACTATTGAATTTCAAAAAAAtcaaattacatttaattaatgGAAGCATTAAAACAAAACTATTTCTTTTGCAAGCATTGCGAAGG aaaataacatttAGTCAACCTGGAGAAAGAGATGAGACGGTGCATGAATATATAAGTAAAGACTTGTTGGGACTTCACAGTCAAATTGCTAGTTATAGAGGCAAATCTATCTTGCCATATCTATTAACTCCACAAAACATTATCATACCACATCCTTTACAACAATCAGTCACGAGATTATTGAATGCATTGGCATCATTTAGATGTGGAAGAGACTATTTATCATTTGATTCTACTGTTGTTGATACG GTATTCAAGTGCATGAATAGTATTtctgataataatatagatacATTGACTTGCAATATGATGATTGCAATGTTACAAAAATTATCTTTACGTAAACAACAAAGGATTTATATGATAGAAAATGGATTAATGGAATGGTTGATCCATCATCTACATGATCAGTATCGTGTTATGGATTCTTATCGCTTGGAATATGCTACGGCtcttttaatgaatttatcgTTGCATCAAACAGCTCAAAGAAGAGTGTCAACAATGGCGCCTTTACTTATGTCAACATTAATTGATTTACTCTTAATGGATCATGAATCG GCATTACCATATATCAATGGAGCCTTAAATAATTTCTTGACGAATCACGTATTCAACGAGGAAGCAAAACGAATTAAATTCTCATCTATAATAGAACAATACAGTAAATATAAAACTGGCGAGATaag GAAACACTTGGATCATATTCTAAAGATACATAGAGGtgaaattactattaaaaCGGAAGACGAGGAAATGGCAGATAATGATAAT GAGGAATTTGATGTATTGGAAAGTCAATTGGACGAAAATGATCCGGTAAAGAATAATTACGGAGAATTGTGTGGAGAATCGTTATTAGAGTCATGTTATACAATTTTACCAAAGGCAATTCAAGAGAAGGAAACAATATCCGACGAATTATCATTTCCGCAATTGAAAACAGAAGCAATAGATTCTGCTATGCAgaataatcaaattaaaaatttatcttctGAACACGAATCAATACAACATGAAGAAATTTTACCAAG AAAATTGGTAAATAGCAAGCCTAACGTGAAAACTAAAACTAATATTGTAATACtacaaaattctattaaaaagaCAATCTCATATCCAAAACCACAGCCACGTGTAGTCGAATTAAAATCTTCTTCGACAAAGGTATTTAACGAGAAATTAActatcaaattaaaatttaaaatttatatttataacgtttttaagGATCGGCAAATTTTTAAAGTGCAAGTGGCGAATGAAAGATGGAACTCGAAGAATGATAAGACTTTcgtaaaagaaattcataaTGAAAGTGCTATGTATCTTTATGAAAATCATACTTCGaa GGAAAGCAGCAAAACGACACTAGCATCCTCGATGCTCCTAGGAATCGGAAGTGAAGCTGAATCAACAg taATGGAGAAACTCAGCAGCATAGCGTCATT GAATACTGAAGATAGCAATAGGATTGCCAACGATAAGGTTTCATGGACGCAAGAGACAAAATCCGATACAGAGGAAGCATTTTTAGCTAAGCCAAAGCTTCCACGAACTCCGCCATAA
- the LOC126873650 gene encoding lisH domain-containing protein ARMC9-like isoform X1, producing the protein MDKNRAINKMDNKEIKLVHQFLIDHDFENTADALMVEATIKGFKHLKNDLQTEGDMYENCYEQLMFSYKTGDWKTFFNLWNLIVPEDAKQTKACKILMLHIYVYFAMLPKHMLMLHWYKKKDKIQAAVSDLVTSSNQQDSECEENFMTEIEKNMNDSMERLRTFLNTTGKELENDAELRPYFAFPFMEDPYAEPFLSNIFEKSWTDKLTNHLQLFLKNYKQQSFSNTKYNDENSDKFSSSYTSLSEDSKKDVIAKKAIKNNNVPIIPNDRNIPMFLEDDESEEQPIFYDSIKYSQKSKSIQTVSMNSSEEEIYSSHFPKRNKKLMQCTQELAVAKSHLCSVHSNYEKLKIRFHKLHADYHKLMSIARVLTSALEDSVKGQVIDFQAMLETCIRIFPDLFNQNIKDSIHCSSELLLSKSRSDMKTIEYSNSNNVFIPPKLLNFKKIKLHLINGSIKTKLFLLQALRRKITFSQPGERDETVHEYISKDLLGLHSQIASYRGKSILPYLLTPQNIIIPHPLQQSVTRLLNALASFRCGRDYLSFDSTVVDTVFKCMNSISDNNIDTLTCNMMIAMLQKLSLRKQQRIYMIENGLMEWLIHHLHDQYRVMDSYRLEYATALLMNLSLHQTAQRRVSTMAPLLMSTLIDLLLMDHESALPYINGALNNFLTNHVFNEEAKRIKFSSIIEQYSKYKTGEIRKHLDHILKIHRGEITIKTEDEEMADNDNEEFDVLESQLDENDPVKNNYGELCGESLLESCYTILPKAIQEKETISDELSFPQLKTEAIDSAMQNNQIKNLSSEHESIQHEEILPRKLVNSKPNVKTKTNIVILQNSIKKTISYPKPQPRVVELKSSSTKVFNEKLTIKLKFKIYIYNVFKDRQIFKVQVANERWNSKNDKTFVKEIHNESAMYLYENHTSKESSKTTLASSMLLGIGSEAESTVMEKLSSIASLNTEDSNRIANDKVSWTQETKSDTEEAFLAKPKLPRTPP; encoded by the exons atggATAAGAATCGGgcaataaataaaatggatAACAAGGAAATAAAACTTGTTCATCAG ttCCTTATAGACCATGATTTTGAAAATACTGCCGATGCATTGATGGTAGAAGCAACAATAAAAGGTTTTAAACATCTTAAGAATGATTTGCAGACCGAAGGCGATATGTACGAAAATTGTTACGAACAATTAATGTTCAGCTATAAAacaggagattggaaaacgtTCTTCAac TTATGGAATTTGATAGTACCTGAAGATGCTAAACAGACAAAAGcttgtaaaattttaatgttacatatatatgtgtattttGCAATGTTACCTAAACACATGTTAATGTTACATtggtataaaaaaaaag ATAAAATACAAGCAGCTGTAAGTGATCTTGTGACATCATCTAATCAACAAGATTCTGAATGTGAAGAA AATTTTATGACTGAAATAGAGAAGAACATGAATGATAGTATGGAACGGTTACGTACATTTCTAAATACAACAGGTAAAGAATTAGAAAATGATGCAGAATTAAGACCTTATTTTGCGTTTCCCTTTATGGAAGATCCATATGCAGAACCATTTCTTTCTAACATATTTGAAAAAAGTTGGACAGATAAATTGACAAACCACTTACAGCTCTTTCTCAAAAATTACAAACAACAA AGTTTTagcaatacaaaatataatgatGAAAATTCAGACAAATTTTCTTCAAGTTATACATCCTTATCAGAAGACTCCAAAAAAGATGTGATTGCAAAGAAGGCAATTAAAAACAATAATGTACCAATCATACCAAATGATAGAAACATTCCAATGTTTTTGGAAGATGATGAATCTGAAGAGCAACCTATTTTTTATGATAGTATAAAGTATAGTCAAAAATCAAA aaGTATACAGACTGTATCAATGAATTCTTCAGAAGAAGAGATATATTCATCACACTTTCctaaaaggaataaaaaattgatgcAGTGTACACAAGAGTTAGCAGTAGCAAAATCTCATTTATGCAGTGTTCATTCCAATTATGAAAAGCTAAAAATCAGATTTCATAAACTGCATGCTGATTATCATAAACTGATGAGCATTGCAAGAGTATTAACAAGTGCCTTAGAGGATTCTGTAAAAGGACAAGTCATTGATTTCCAGGCTATGTTAGAAACTTGTATAAGAATCTTTCCAGATTTGTttaatcaaaatataaaagatagtATACAT tGTTCATCAGAATTGTTATTATCAAAATCTCGTTCTGATATGAAAACCATTGAGTATTCAAACTCAAACAATGTATTTATTCCTCCAAAACTATTGAATTTCAAAAAAAtcaaattacatttaattaatgGAAGCATTAAAACAAAACTATTTCTTTTGCAAGCATTGCGAAGG aaaataacatttAGTCAACCTGGAGAAAGAGATGAGACGGTGCATGAATATATAAGTAAAGACTTGTTGGGACTTCACAGTCAAATTGCTAGTTATAGAGGCAAATCTATCTTGCCATATCTATTAACTCCACAAAACATTATCATACCACATCCTTTACAACAATCAGTCACGAGATTATTGAATGCATTGGCATCATTTAGATGTGGAAGAGACTATTTATCATTTGATTCTACTGTTGTTGATACG GTATTCAAGTGCATGAATAGTATTtctgataataatatagatacATTGACTTGCAATATGATGATTGCAATGTTACAAAAATTATCTTTACGTAAACAACAAAGGATTTATATGATAGAAAATGGATTAATGGAATGGTTGATCCATCATCTACATGATCAGTATCGTGTTATGGATTCTTATCGCTTGGAATATGCTACGGCtcttttaatgaatttatcgTTGCATCAAACAGCTCAAAGAAGAGTGTCAACAATGGCGCCTTTACTTATGTCAACATTAATTGATTTACTCTTAATGGATCATGAATCG GCATTACCATATATCAATGGAGCCTTAAATAATTTCTTGACGAATCACGTATTCAACGAGGAAGCAAAACGAATTAAATTCTCATCTATAATAGAACAATACAGTAAATATAAAACTGGCGAGATaag GAAACACTTGGATCATATTCTAAAGATACATAGAGGtgaaattactattaaaaCGGAAGACGAGGAAATGGCAGATAATGATAAT GAGGAATTTGATGTATTGGAAAGTCAATTGGACGAAAATGATCCGGTAAAGAATAATTACGGAGAATTGTGTGGAGAATCGTTATTAGAGTCATGTTATACAATTTTACCAAAGGCAATTCAAGAGAAGGAAACAATATCCGACGAATTATCATTTCCGCAATTGAAAACAGAAGCAATAGATTCTGCTATGCAgaataatcaaattaaaaatttatcttctGAACACGAATCAATACAACATGAAGAAATTTTACCAAG AAAATTGGTAAATAGCAAGCCTAACGTGAAAACTAAAACTAATATTGTAATACtacaaaattctattaaaaagaCAATCTCATATCCAAAACCACAGCCACGTGTAGTCGAATTAAAATCTTCTTCGACAAAGGTATTTAACGAGAAATTAActatcaaattaaaatttaaaatttatatttataacgtttttaagGATCGGCAAATTTTTAAAGTGCAAGTGGCGAATGAAAGATGGAACTCGAAGAATGATAAGACTTTcgtaaaagaaattcataaTGAAAGTGCTATGTATCTTTATGAAAATCATACTTCGaa GGAAAGCAGCAAAACGACACTAGCATCCTCGATGCTCCTAGGAATCGGAAGTGAAGCTGAATCAACAg taATGGAGAAACTCAGCAGCATAGCGTCATT GAATACTGAAGATAGCAATAGGATTGCCAACGATAAGGTTTCATGGACGCAAGAGACAAAATCCGATACAGAGGAAGCATTTTTAGCTAAGCCAAAGCTTCCACGAACTCCGCCATAA
- the LOC126873650 gene encoding lisH domain-containing protein ARMC9-like isoform X3, with protein sequence MDKNRAINKMDNKEIKLVHQFLIDHDFENTADALMVEATIKGFKHLKNDLQTEGDMYENCYEQLMFSYKTGDWKTFFNLWNLIVPEDAKQTKACKILMLHIYVYFAMLPKHMLMLHWYKKKDKIQAAVSDLVTSSNQQDSECEENFMTEIEKNMNDSMERLRTFLNTTGKELENDAELRPYFAFPFMEDPYAEPFLSNIFEKSWTDKLTNHLQLFLKNYKQQSFSNTKYNDENSDKFSSSYTSLSEDSKKDVIAKKAIKNNNVPIIPNDRNIPMFLEDDESEEQPIFYDSIKYSQKSKSIQTVSMNSSEEEIYSSHFPKRNKKLMQCTQELAVAKSHLCSVHSNYEKLKIRFHKLHADYHKLMSIARVLTSALEDSVKGQVIDFQAMLETCIRIFPDLFNQNIKDSIHCSSELLLSKSRSDMKTIEYSNSNNVFIPPKLLNFKKIKLHLINGSIKTKLFLLQALRRKITFSQPGERDETVHEYISKDLLGLHSQIASYRGKSILPYLLTPQNIIIPHPLQQSVTRLLNALASFRCGRDYLSFDSTVVDTVFKCMNSISDNNIDTLTCNMMIAMLQKLSLRKQQRIYMIENGLMEWLIHHLHDQYRVMDSYRLEYATALLMNLSLHQTAQRRVSTMAPLLMSTLIDLLLMDHESALPYINGALNNFLTNHVFNEEAKRIKFSSIIEQYSKYKTGEIRKHLDHILKIHRGEITIKTEDEEMADNDNEEFDVLESQLDENDPVKNNYGELCGESLLESCYTILPKAIQEKETISDELSFPQLKTEAIDSAMQNNQIKNLSSEHESIQHEEILPRESSKTTLASSMLLGIGSEAESTVMEKLSSIASLNTEDSNRIANDKVSWTQETKSDTEEAFLAKPKLPRTPP encoded by the exons atggATAAGAATCGGgcaataaataaaatggatAACAAGGAAATAAAACTTGTTCATCAG ttCCTTATAGACCATGATTTTGAAAATACTGCCGATGCATTGATGGTAGAAGCAACAATAAAAGGTTTTAAACATCTTAAGAATGATTTGCAGACCGAAGGCGATATGTACGAAAATTGTTACGAACAATTAATGTTCAGCTATAAAacaggagattggaaaacgtTCTTCAac TTATGGAATTTGATAGTACCTGAAGATGCTAAACAGACAAAAGcttgtaaaattttaatgttacatatatatgtgtattttGCAATGTTACCTAAACACATGTTAATGTTACATtggtataaaaaaaaag ATAAAATACAAGCAGCTGTAAGTGATCTTGTGACATCATCTAATCAACAAGATTCTGAATGTGAAGAA AATTTTATGACTGAAATAGAGAAGAACATGAATGATAGTATGGAACGGTTACGTACATTTCTAAATACAACAGGTAAAGAATTAGAAAATGATGCAGAATTAAGACCTTATTTTGCGTTTCCCTTTATGGAAGATCCATATGCAGAACCATTTCTTTCTAACATATTTGAAAAAAGTTGGACAGATAAATTGACAAACCACTTACAGCTCTTTCTCAAAAATTACAAACAACAA AGTTTTagcaatacaaaatataatgatGAAAATTCAGACAAATTTTCTTCAAGTTATACATCCTTATCAGAAGACTCCAAAAAAGATGTGATTGCAAAGAAGGCAATTAAAAACAATAATGTACCAATCATACCAAATGATAGAAACATTCCAATGTTTTTGGAAGATGATGAATCTGAAGAGCAACCTATTTTTTATGATAGTATAAAGTATAGTCAAAAATCAAA aaGTATACAGACTGTATCAATGAATTCTTCAGAAGAAGAGATATATTCATCACACTTTCctaaaaggaataaaaaattgatgcAGTGTACACAAGAGTTAGCAGTAGCAAAATCTCATTTATGCAGTGTTCATTCCAATTATGAAAAGCTAAAAATCAGATTTCATAAACTGCATGCTGATTATCATAAACTGATGAGCATTGCAAGAGTATTAACAAGTGCCTTAGAGGATTCTGTAAAAGGACAAGTCATTGATTTCCAGGCTATGTTAGAAACTTGTATAAGAATCTTTCCAGATTTGTttaatcaaaatataaaagatagtATACAT tGTTCATCAGAATTGTTATTATCAAAATCTCGTTCTGATATGAAAACCATTGAGTATTCAAACTCAAACAATGTATTTATTCCTCCAAAACTATTGAATTTCAAAAAAAtcaaattacatttaattaatgGAAGCATTAAAACAAAACTATTTCTTTTGCAAGCATTGCGAAGG aaaataacatttAGTCAACCTGGAGAAAGAGATGAGACGGTGCATGAATATATAAGTAAAGACTTGTTGGGACTTCACAGTCAAATTGCTAGTTATAGAGGCAAATCTATCTTGCCATATCTATTAACTCCACAAAACATTATCATACCACATCCTTTACAACAATCAGTCACGAGATTATTGAATGCATTGGCATCATTTAGATGTGGAAGAGACTATTTATCATTTGATTCTACTGTTGTTGATACG GTATTCAAGTGCATGAATAGTATTtctgataataatatagatacATTGACTTGCAATATGATGATTGCAATGTTACAAAAATTATCTTTACGTAAACAACAAAGGATTTATATGATAGAAAATGGATTAATGGAATGGTTGATCCATCATCTACATGATCAGTATCGTGTTATGGATTCTTATCGCTTGGAATATGCTACGGCtcttttaatgaatttatcgTTGCATCAAACAGCTCAAAGAAGAGTGTCAACAATGGCGCCTTTACTTATGTCAACATTAATTGATTTACTCTTAATGGATCATGAATCG GCATTACCATATATCAATGGAGCCTTAAATAATTTCTTGACGAATCACGTATTCAACGAGGAAGCAAAACGAATTAAATTCTCATCTATAATAGAACAATACAGTAAATATAAAACTGGCGAGATaag GAAACACTTGGATCATATTCTAAAGATACATAGAGGtgaaattactattaaaaCGGAAGACGAGGAAATGGCAGATAATGATAAT GAGGAATTTGATGTATTGGAAAGTCAATTGGACGAAAATGATCCGGTAAAGAATAATTACGGAGAATTGTGTGGAGAATCGTTATTAGAGTCATGTTATACAATTTTACCAAAGGCAATTCAAGAGAAGGAAACAATATCCGACGAATTATCATTTCCGCAATTGAAAACAGAAGCAATAGATTCTGCTATGCAgaataatcaaattaaaaatttatcttctGAACACGAATCAATACAACATGAAGAAATTTTACCAAG GGAAAGCAGCAAAACGACACTAGCATCCTCGATGCTCCTAGGAATCGGAAGTGAAGCTGAATCAACAg taATGGAGAAACTCAGCAGCATAGCGTCATT GAATACTGAAGATAGCAATAGGATTGCCAACGATAAGGTTTCATGGACGCAAGAGACAAAATCCGATACAGAGGAAGCATTTTTAGCTAAGCCAAAGCTTCCACGAACTCCGCCATAA
- the LOC126873650 gene encoding lisH domain-containing protein ARMC9-like isoform X2 — translation MDKNRAINKMDNKEIKLVHQFLIDHDFENTADALMVEATIKGFKHLKNDLQTEGDMYENCYEQLMFSYKTGDWKTFFNLWNLIVPEDAKQTKACKILMLHIYVYFAMLPKHMLMLHWYKKKDKIQAAVSDLVTSSNQQDSECEENFMTEIEKNMNDSMERLRTFLNTTGKELENDAELRPYFAFPFMEDPYAEPFLSNIFEKSWTDKLTNHLQLFLKNYKQQSFSNTKYNDENSDKFSSSYTSLSEDSKKDVIAKKAIKNNNVPIIPNDRNIPMFLEDDESEEQPIFYDSIKYSQKSKSIQTVSMNSSEEEIYSSHFPKRNKKLMQCTQELAVAKSHLCSVHSNYEKLKIRFHKLHADYHKLMSIARVLTSALEDSVKGQVIDFQAMLETCIRIFPDLFNQNIKDSIHCSSELLLSKSRSDMKTIEYSNSNNVFIPPKLLNFKKIKLHLINGSIKTKLFLLQALRRKITFSQPGERDETVHEYISKDLLGLHSQIASYRGKSILPYLLTPQNIIIPHPLQQSVTRLLNALASFRCGRDYLSFDSTVVDTVFKCMNSISDNNIDTLTCNMMIAMLQKLSLRKQQRIYMIENGLMEWLIHHLHDQYRVMDSYRLEYATALLMNLSLHQTAQRRVSTMAPLLMSTLIDLLLMDHESALPYINGALNNFLTNHVFNEEAKRIKFSSIIEQYSKYKTGEIRKHLDHILKIHRGEITIKTEDEEMADNDNEEFDVLESQLDENDPVKNNYGELCGESLLESCYTILPKAIQEKETISDELSFPQLKTEAIDSAMQNNQIKNLSSEHESIQHEEILPRKLVNSKPNVKTKTNIVILQNSIKKTISYPKPQPRVVELKSSSTKDRQIFKVQVANERWNSKNDKTFVKEIHNESAMYLYENHTSKFVNFFRIKI, via the exons atggATAAGAATCGGgcaataaataaaatggatAACAAGGAAATAAAACTTGTTCATCAG ttCCTTATAGACCATGATTTTGAAAATACTGCCGATGCATTGATGGTAGAAGCAACAATAAAAGGTTTTAAACATCTTAAGAATGATTTGCAGACCGAAGGCGATATGTACGAAAATTGTTACGAACAATTAATGTTCAGCTATAAAacaggagattggaaaacgtTCTTCAac TTATGGAATTTGATAGTACCTGAAGATGCTAAACAGACAAAAGcttgtaaaattttaatgttacatatatatgtgtattttGCAATGTTACCTAAACACATGTTAATGTTACATtggtataaaaaaaaag ATAAAATACAAGCAGCTGTAAGTGATCTTGTGACATCATCTAATCAACAAGATTCTGAATGTGAAGAA AATTTTATGACTGAAATAGAGAAGAACATGAATGATAGTATGGAACGGTTACGTACATTTCTAAATACAACAGGTAAAGAATTAGAAAATGATGCAGAATTAAGACCTTATTTTGCGTTTCCCTTTATGGAAGATCCATATGCAGAACCATTTCTTTCTAACATATTTGAAAAAAGTTGGACAGATAAATTGACAAACCACTTACAGCTCTTTCTCAAAAATTACAAACAACAA AGTTTTagcaatacaaaatataatgatGAAAATTCAGACAAATTTTCTTCAAGTTATACATCCTTATCAGAAGACTCCAAAAAAGATGTGATTGCAAAGAAGGCAATTAAAAACAATAATGTACCAATCATACCAAATGATAGAAACATTCCAATGTTTTTGGAAGATGATGAATCTGAAGAGCAACCTATTTTTTATGATAGTATAAAGTATAGTCAAAAATCAAA aaGTATACAGACTGTATCAATGAATTCTTCAGAAGAAGAGATATATTCATCACACTTTCctaaaaggaataaaaaattgatgcAGTGTACACAAGAGTTAGCAGTAGCAAAATCTCATTTATGCAGTGTTCATTCCAATTATGAAAAGCTAAAAATCAGATTTCATAAACTGCATGCTGATTATCATAAACTGATGAGCATTGCAAGAGTATTAACAAGTGCCTTAGAGGATTCTGTAAAAGGACAAGTCATTGATTTCCAGGCTATGTTAGAAACTTGTATAAGAATCTTTCCAGATTTGTttaatcaaaatataaaagatagtATACAT tGTTCATCAGAATTGTTATTATCAAAATCTCGTTCTGATATGAAAACCATTGAGTATTCAAACTCAAACAATGTATTTATTCCTCCAAAACTATTGAATTTCAAAAAAAtcaaattacatttaattaatgGAAGCATTAAAACAAAACTATTTCTTTTGCAAGCATTGCGAAGG aaaataacatttAGTCAACCTGGAGAAAGAGATGAGACGGTGCATGAATATATAAGTAAAGACTTGTTGGGACTTCACAGTCAAATTGCTAGTTATAGAGGCAAATCTATCTTGCCATATCTATTAACTCCACAAAACATTATCATACCACATCCTTTACAACAATCAGTCACGAGATTATTGAATGCATTGGCATCATTTAGATGTGGAAGAGACTATTTATCATTTGATTCTACTGTTGTTGATACG GTATTCAAGTGCATGAATAGTATTtctgataataatatagatacATTGACTTGCAATATGATGATTGCAATGTTACAAAAATTATCTTTACGTAAACAACAAAGGATTTATATGATAGAAAATGGATTAATGGAATGGTTGATCCATCATCTACATGATCAGTATCGTGTTATGGATTCTTATCGCTTGGAATATGCTACGGCtcttttaatgaatttatcgTTGCATCAAACAGCTCAAAGAAGAGTGTCAACAATGGCGCCTTTACTTATGTCAACATTAATTGATTTACTCTTAATGGATCATGAATCG GCATTACCATATATCAATGGAGCCTTAAATAATTTCTTGACGAATCACGTATTCAACGAGGAAGCAAAACGAATTAAATTCTCATCTATAATAGAACAATACAGTAAATATAAAACTGGCGAGATaag GAAACACTTGGATCATATTCTAAAGATACATAGAGGtgaaattactattaaaaCGGAAGACGAGGAAATGGCAGATAATGATAAT GAGGAATTTGATGTATTGGAAAGTCAATTGGACGAAAATGATCCGGTAAAGAATAATTACGGAGAATTGTGTGGAGAATCGTTATTAGAGTCATGTTATACAATTTTACCAAAGGCAATTCAAGAGAAGGAAACAATATCCGACGAATTATCATTTCCGCAATTGAAAACAGAAGCAATAGATTCTGCTATGCAgaataatcaaattaaaaatttatcttctGAACACGAATCAATACAACATGAAGAAATTTTACCAAG AAAATTGGTAAATAGCAAGCCTAACGTGAAAACTAAAACTAATATTGTAATACtacaaaattctattaaaaagaCAATCTCATATCCAAAACCACAGCCACGTGTAGTCGAATTAAAATCTTCTTCGACAAAG GATCGGCAAATTTTTAAAGTGCAAGTGGCGAATGAAAGATGGAACTCGAAGAATGATAAGACTTTcgtaaaagaaattcataaTGAAAGTGCTATGTATCTTTATGAAAATCATACTTCGaagtttgttaatttttttagaataaagatataa